One window from the genome of Osmerus mordax isolate fOsmMor3 chromosome 19, fOsmMor3.pri, whole genome shotgun sequence encodes:
- the LOC136963063 gene encoding protein mono-ADP-ribosyltransferase PARP14-like isoform X2, which produces MENQLNIVQPDVSVDPPDLESMSGTGAGLGAGPGTGPGAGPGTGPGPGAGPGTGPGAGLAVGEEGIPQSTAVVLQGIPDTMSKEVLGMIVESVGHLDEDHFDLELISEINTAVVTFRNPNDVGRFLDESMTHKKFRQHGLTGCPLEMVQCVRVENLTPVLCNTEMLELYFERWGGQVKDCTLIPEEHAAIVTFEESKGAVKTLKRANVISSVKVDVYPYYKSLGTVLYGKERPLWKTPDAFTKRVHTAVWKFLVMKKLFSVIDDQMKTHFCQVNMDSPEARLSPLPSLIRQRGLTAQQLDQWKDNASDAFCNILARYSAFECTTNAPAWKAVETEIRSVVKQDAVLVPDFSRGTLTIAGLEENLRHLKRPVENIMGKALSKIERQSDGIREEVDMPPAKFNILQQMGIKKAVAAISAEMHFSYVDITKKLVLSGLAAEVLKVRMWILERELEMKKKQLDVDPVLVDFLKSVDSMEMSQDLFTSRGISAVYHIEGRGIHLTGSSEGALTEAEKRLKGVLFLYHINIEDEGVLKMPEWKTLNNQLLDSCNTSKKKTVVINLERGLGITVSGFLEPVKEVSSSLEDFVKKYSRVKESVRVKSCAVAKFIEDNKSQDWKRFAKPDEVKVHFDPRRPRIFISGARLHVKEVMKAFRSIAADLCTDELKIMKPGAKKYFLEQGSMFLPTVMREYSCVVLLQENHMLDDEEEEEGEDEDEGFRTSPCCEVRTASGVLVSVTMADICKFRADAVVNAANEDLKHIGGLALALLRASGPQLQKLSDDHISKYGQLSPGDAVVTDAGNLPCKHVIHAVGPRFTDSDRFTAVCRLKKAVTQSLSAAERMGCSSVAVPAVSSGIFGFPLDICSDTIAKAVREFCDTERNKGSLAEIHLVDNDAKRVTAMANAIQIVFGDRNPRMDLPKQRAQRGTGYRGRGQRGHQHPGFRGQSSWGGGDWEQGGRGGRGQSSWGGGDWEQGGRGGRGQSSWGGGDWEQGGRGGRGQSSWGGGDWEQGGRGGRGQSSWGGGDWEQGGRGGRGRGKRGRGGYNEGKEAAGSSGQRGQDRQFEREDREDFLQSKRTQEGMKIVLRKGNIQEQHTDIIVNTIAENVDLGTGAVSNAILQAAGPQLQSAARDEAGSGRLTYGKVLVTDGFNLRCRRVFHAVCPPWDHGAGQAEEALRTIIRFCLKEAEKLKLRSLSFPAIGTGNMSFPRSLVSSLMLQEVQTFSRTTNPEYLCEVAFVVHHTDTQTVDCFSKEFQGQAQGSRMETHSSGQSHHSNSPHHKSQQSPAFFGQVSSASLGVYRMQMGHLTFEVSSGDITKESSDVIINSSNKDFSLKSGVSKAILDAAGLQVEQECARIVKSPQFQPCLMIMTSAGLLPCKRIIHIMGHNDPSKIKDIVYEVLKTCDKHKLTSVAFPALGTGLGGVSPSAVADAMMDAVVNFVKKKNTSVVKSVKILIFQPNMLTEFYKSMQKRQGEEVEEKGFLTKMKDSVTSFFMGPSEDSSETRNFVMQQEEFDPVVFQLCADKHRSVSAAKARIENMIVKEQSNEDVKSQHIQQLSQRDLEELQALQKELSVSVCLEKKGPDSVIRLEGLTRDVLTAHKKVREMIDRVEKAESHKQKAHLLIKLVEWQYQDKVKGTMEPFDIFTNFDLEEALERKSSIRIKIHNVDHHADVVRKKASTIGKVKSEIELYRKNLKDDGSASLPAHWEDMKASLVKMVTLNPGSPEYIRVEKEFRKTGLASAIIKIERVQNGSLWKNYQIKKKHLENKNKHTNNEKQLFHGTSSSSIGHINDNGFNRSYAGQHGAAFGNGSYFAVDPSYSANGYAKPDAKGHKRMYLALVLVGDHTLGNPSLIVPPAKSGTTDLYDSVTDNGAKPTMFVIFNDVQAYPEFLITFM; this is translated from the exons ATGGAAAATCAG TTGAATATTGTTCAACCAGATGTGTCGGTGGACCCTCCAGACTTGGAAAGCATGTCTGGAACAGGAGCTGGGCTTGGTGCTGGGCCTGGAACTGGGCCTGGTGCTGGGCCTGGAACTgggcctggtcctggtgctgggcctggaactggtcctggtgctggccTAGCTGTGGGTGAAGAGGGGATTCCCCAGAGCACTGCTGTGGTCCTCCAGGGAATTCCCGACACCATGTCCAAGGAAGTACTGGGAATGATAGTGGAAAGTGTCGGTCACCTGGATGAAGACCACTTTGATCTGGAGCTCATCTCTGAGATAAACACTGCAGTGGTGACCTTCAGGAATCCCAACG ATGTTGGCCGGTTTCTGGATGAAAGCATGACTCATAAGAAGTTCCGGCAGCACGGTCTGACTGGCTGTCCTCTGGAGATGGTCCAGTGTGTCAGAGTGGAGAACCTCACCCCTGTCCTCTGTAATACAGAGATGCTGGAGCTCTACTTTGAGAGGTGGGGGGGCCAAGTGAAGGACTGCACCCTCATCCCAGAAGAACATGCGGCCATTGTGACATTTGAAGAGTCAAAAG GGGCAGTAAAAACTCTGAAGAGAGCTAACGTTATCAGCAGTGTCAAAGTCGATGTGTATCCATACTACAAGTCACTAGGCACCGTCCTGTATGGTAAGGAGCGCCCTTTGTGGAAGACGCCAGACGCCTTCACAAAGCGCGTGCACACTGCCGTGTGGAAATTCCTGGTCATGAAGAAACTATTTTCGGTCATCGACGACCAGATGAAGACCCACTTCTGTCAGGTAAACATGGACTCTCCAGAGGCCAGGCTGAGTCCTCTACCATCCCTAATCAGACAGCGAGGCCTAACAGCTCAACAGCTCGACCAATGGAAAGACAACGCCTCTGATGCCTTCTGTAACATCCTCGCCCGATATTCCGCCTTTGAGTGCACAACAAATGCACCAGCTTGGAAAGCAGTGGAGACAGAAATCCGCTCTGTGGTGAAACAGGATGCTGTCCTAGTCCCCGATTTCTCAAGAGGGACTCTGACCATCGCAGGACTGGAGGAAAACTTGCGACATCTAAAGCGTCCTGTGGAGAACATCATGGGGAAAGCCTTGAGCAAGATCGAGAGGCAGTCGGATGGTATAAGAGAGGAAGTAGATATGCCTCCTGCCAAGTTCAACATCCTGCAGCAAATGGGAATTAAGAAGGCTGTAGCAGCCATATCTGCTGAGATGCATTTCTCCTACGTTGACATCACCAAGAAGCTGGTTCTCTCAGGTCTGGCTGCAGAGGTGCTCAAAGTGCGGATGTGGATCCTGGAGAGGGAGCTTGAGATGAAGAAGAAACAGCTGGATGTGGACCCTGTTCTTGTGGACTTCCTGAAGTCTGTGGACTCCATGGAGATGTCACAGGACTTGTTCACCTCGCGGGGCATCAGTGCTGTGTACCATATCGAGGGTAGGGGGATTCATCTGACTGGCAGCTCAGAAGGAGCCCtgacagaggcagagaagagGCTGAAAGGGGTGCTGTTCCTGTACCACATCAACATTGAAGACGAGGGGGTTTTGAAAATGCCTGAATGGAAGACACTGAACAATCAACTACTCGACTCCTGCAACACATCCAAGAAAAAAACTGTGGTGATCAATCTAGAGAGAGGCCTTGGAATCACGGTGTCTGGTTTCCTTGAGCCGGTAAAGGAAGTCAGCAGCAGTTTGGAGGACTTTGTCAAGAAGTACTCGCGGGTTAAAGAGTCTGTCCGTGTTAAGTCTTGTGCTGTGGCTAAATTCATTGAGGACAACAAATCACAGGATTGGAAACGTTTTGCCAAACCTGATGAGGTCAAAGTTCACTTTGATCCTAGAAGACCTAGAATCTTCATCTCTGGAGCCCGACTCCATGTCAAGGAAGTCATGAAAGCCTTTAGAAGTATTGCAGCAGATCTGTGCACCGATGAGCTGAAAATCATGAAACCTGGAGCTAAGAAGTACTTTCTAGAGCAGGGCAGTATGTTCTTACCCACCGTGATGAGGGAATACAGCTGTGTGGTGCTGTTACAGGAGAATCACATGCtggatgacgaggaggaggaggagggtgaagatGAAGACGAAGGCTTCCGAACCTCACCTTGCTGTGAAGTTCGAACGGCTAGCGGGGTCCTCGTCTCCGTGACGATGGCCGACATTTGCAAGTTCAGAGCGGACGCCGTGGTCAATGCGGCCAATGAGGATCTGAAACACATCGGTGGTCTGGCTTTAGCTCTGCTCCGTGCGTCCGGGCCACAGCTTCAGAAGCTCAGTGATGATCACATTAGCAAGTACGGACAGCTGAGTCCAGGCGATGCTGTGGTGACAGACGCAGGAAACCTGCCCTGTAAACACGTGATCCATGCAGTTGGCCCGCGCTTCACAGACTCCGACCGCTTTACAGCCGTGTGTCGTTTGAAGAAGGCTGTGACACAGAGCCTCAGCGCGGCGGAGAGGATGGGCTGCTCGTCGGTCGCGGTCCCCGCCGTAAGCTCTGGAATATTCGGTTTTCCTCTGGACATCTGCAGCGACACCATCGCCAAAGCCGTGCGGGAGTTCTGCGACACCGAAAGAAACAAGGGTTCCCTGGCTGAGATCCACCTGGTTGACAACGATGCGAAAAGAGTGACGGCCATGGCGAACGCTATCCAGATTGTCTTTGGTGACCGGAACCCGAGAATGGACCTGCCAAAACAGAGAGCTCAACGGGGGACTGGATACAGAGGAAGGGGACAACGAGGACACCAACATCCTGGATTCAGAGGACAGTCATCATGGGGAGGTGGGGACTGGGAacaaggaggcagaggaggcagaggacagTCATCATGGGGAGGTGGGGACTGGGAacaaggaggcagaggaggcagaggacagTCATCATGGGGAGGTGGGGACTGGGAacaaggaggcagaggaggccgAGGACAGTCATCATGGGGAGGTGGGGACTGGGAacaaggaggcagaggaggccgAGGACAGTCATCATGGGGAGGTGGGGACTGGGAacaaggaggcagaggaggccgaggcagaggaaagagaggtagaggaggctACAATGAAGGCAAAGAGGCTGCCGGCTCTTCTGGGCAGCGAGGCCAAGACAGGCAGTTTgagagggaagacagagaggactTCCTGCAGTCCAAGCGTACTCAAGAAGGAATGAAGATCGTTCTCAGGAAGGGGAATATCCAAGAGCAACAT ACTGACATCATCGTCAACACCATCGCTGAGAACGTGGACCTTGGGACAGGCGCCGTCTCCAACGCCATCCTTCAAGCCGCTGGGCCTCAGCTCCAATCAGCAGCCAGAGATGAGGCGGGCAGTGGCAGGTTGACCTATGGGAAAGTCCTGGTTACTGATGGCTTCAACTTGCGATGCAGGCGGGTGTTCCATGCAGTCTGTCCACCATGGGACCATGGGGCTGGCCAAGCAGAAGAG GCACTCAGGACTATCATAAGGTTTTGCCTAAAGGAGGCTGAGAAGTTGAAACTAAGGTCCCTGTCTTTCCCTGCCATCGGCACGGGTAACATGAGCTTCCCCAGGTCTCTGGTGTCCAGCCTCATGCTGCAGGAGGTCCAGACCTTCAGCAGGACTACAAACCCAGAGTACCTGTGTGAGGTGGCCTTTGTGGTCCATCATACTGACACCCAAACTGTGGAT TGCTTTAGCAAAGAATTCCAAGGCCAGGCTCAGGGAAGTCGGATGGAAACCCATTCATCTGGCCAATCTCATCACTCCAATTCTCCCCATCACAAATCACAGCAGTCTCCTG CTTTCTTTGGACAGGTGTCATCAGCCTCTCTCGGCGTGTACCGCATGCAGATGGGTCACCTGACCTTTGAAGTGTCATCTGGAGACATCACCAAAGAGAGCAGTGATGTCATCATTAACTCCTCCAACAAGGACTTCAGTCTCAAATCAG GTGTGTCAAAGGCGATTTTAGATGCAGCTGGATTACAGGTGGAACAGGAATGTGCACGGATCG TCAAATCTCCACAGTTCCAGCCGTGCTTAATGATAATGACATCGGCGGGACTCCTCCCTTGTAAACGCATTATCCACATCATGGGCCACAATGACCCCAGCAAGATCAAGGACATTGTGTATGAAGTCCTTAAGACCTGTGATAAGCACAAGCTCACCTCAGTGGCTTTCCCCGCCCTTGGAACAG GCCTGGGCGGAGTCAGCCCCTCTGCAGTTGCGGACGCCATGATGGACGCTGTGGTGAACTTTGTGAAGAAAAAGAACACCAGCGTGGTTAAGAGCGTGAAGATTCTGATATTCCAGCCCAACATGTTGACTGAATTCTACAAGAGCATGCagaagagacagggggaggaagtggaggagaagggCTTTTTAACCAAGATGAAAG ATTCAGTCACATCCTTTTTCATGGGTCCTAGCGAGGACAGCTCTGAGACCAGGAACTTTGTCATGCAGCAGGAGGAGTTTGACCCCGTAGTGTTCCAGCTgtgtgcagacaaacacaggtcTGTGAGTGCAGCCAAGGCTCGGATCGAAAACATGATCGTGAAGGAGCAGTCTAATGAGGATGTCAAGAGTCAGCACATCCAGCAGCTCAGCCAGAGGGACTTGGAGGAGTTGCAGGCCCTGCAGAAGGAGCTTTCTGTCAGCGTCTGCCTGGAGAAGAAGGGCCCAGACTCTGTCATCCGCCTGGAGGGTTTGACCCGAgatgtcctcactgcacacaaGAAGGTCAGAGAAATGATCGACAGGGTGGAGAAGGCTGAGAGCCACAAACAGAAGGCCCATCTCCTGATCAAGCTGGTAGAGTGGCAGTACCAAGACAAGGTGAAGGGAACGATGGAACCCTTTGACATCTTCACCAACTTTGACCTGGAGGAGGCCTTAGAACGTAAAAGCTCCATCAGAATCAAGATACACAATGTGGACCACCATGCTGATGTGGTCCGCAAAAAAGCATCAACTATCGGAAAAGTTAAGAGTGAAATTGAGTTGTATAGAAAAAATCTGAAAG ATGATGGTTCTGCGTCCCTGCCAGCTCATTGGGAAGACATGAAGGCTTCCCTCGTGAAGATGGTCACTTTAAATCCTGGATCTCCAGAGTACATCCGTGTGGAGAAGGAATTTAGGAAGACAGGGTTGGCCTCCGCCATCATCAAA ATTGAAAGAGTCCAGAATGGATCCCTGTGGAAGAACTACCAGATAAAGAAGAAACACCTGGAGAACAAGAACAAGCACACCAACAACGAGAAACAGCTATTCCACGGCACCAGTTCCAGCTCCATCGGTCACATTAATGACAACGGCTTTAATCGCAGCTATGCAGGACAACACG GTGCTGCATTTGGCAACGGCTCTTACTTTGCGGTGGACCCCAGCTACTCCGCAAATGGGTACGCGAAACCTGATGCTAAGGGACACAAGCGCATgtacctggccctggtcctggtgggAGATCACACACTGGGAAACCCAAGCCTGATTGTTCCTCCTGCCAAAAGCGGCACGACAGACCTGTACGACAGCGTCACAGATAACGGGGCTAAGCCAACAATGTTTGTGATCTTCAATGATGTCCAGGCTTATCCAGAGTTCCTGATCACATTCATGTAA